Part of the Paenibacillus terrae HPL-003 genome is shown below.
CAAATCCTTGTTTTAGGGTGCGGAATTGTATTTAGTGTGGGTTCAGGGTTTTATGCCATGCTTGAAGCAAGTTAAAAGAGCCTCACTTAACGCAAAGGCTCAAATCCCTCTACTTGCTTCAGAATCCGCTCAATTTCATCGCATTGCTCCTGTTGAAGCGTCACCTCCACTGCTCTCACATTCTCTTCGATCTGTGCTGGTTTAGTGGCCCCAATGAGTGCAGCGCTGACACCCGGATCTCTAAGTATCCAGGCAAGAGCAAGCTGTGACAGACTGATGCCCAGATCCTTTGCCAGATTATCCAGTTCCTGCACACAGTTAAGAACAGCATCGTTCATATAACTGTTGATGACATGATTGACCGAGGCATCGGCCCCGCGACTGCCTGTCGGCACGGGTTGCCCCGGTCTGTATTTACCCGTAAGTACGCCTTGGGCCAGCGGAGAAAATACAATTTGGCCGATACCCAACTGTCCGGATACAGGGAGCACCTCATGTTCGATATAACGTTCGAACATATTATAGATCGGCTGATTGGCAATCAGTGGGCGCAGGTTCAGCCTTTTTCCAATACCATAGGCATCTGTGAGCTGTGTGGCGCTCCATTCGCTTACCGCAGCATACAGGATCTTGCCTTGAGCCTGAAGGTCATCGAGAGCCCGCAGCGTCTCTTCCAAAGGAGTGTCCTGATCGTAACGGTGGCAGAAGTAAATGTCGATATAATCCGTGCCAAGACGCTTAAGACTAGCCTCGCATTGCTCCATAATGTGCTTGCGGGACAGTCCTCTGTCATTAGGACCGGAATCCATAGGAAAGTAAACCTTCGTAGATAACACGTAGCTCTCTCTTCGATAAGGCTTCAAAGCCGCTCCCATAGCCTTTTCGCCCTCACCCCGATTATACGCATTGGCGGTATCAAAGAAATTGATCCCAAGTTCAAAGGCTTTGGCAATACAGGTATGAGCTGCTTCCTGTTCAGCGGCCGTACCATACGTCAACCAACTGCCCAGACCGATTTCGCTGATTTTAAGACCACTGTTGCCTACATTTCTATATTTCATATCTGTTCCTTCTTTCGTAAGAGGATAGCCTCCTTATATTCTAGCATGTAAACCCTTTCAACGAAAACGTATTCCATAGGAATCAGGTAGTTGCATGAAGGGGAACAATTGGCTTTATTGAGCTGGTTGGCCTCGATCTATACTTAAGATGGTTACCTTTATTTCGTTTTTCCGCATTGTAAATGCTGATAAAATAGTCAACAAGTATATAATAAAAAAGAGCAAGGATGCGGTAACATCCCTACT
Proteins encoded:
- a CDS encoding aldo/keto reductase family protein; translation: MKYRNVGNSGLKISEIGLGSWLTYGTAAEQEAAHTCIAKAFELGINFFDTANAYNRGEGEKAMGAALKPYRRESYVLSTKVYFPMDSGPNDRGLSRKHIMEQCEASLKRLGTDYIDIYFCHRYDQDTPLEETLRALDDLQAQGKILYAAVSEWSATQLTDAYGIGKRLNLRPLIANQPIYNMFERYIEHEVLPVSGQLGIGQIVFSPLAQGVLTGKYRPGQPVPTGSRGADASVNHVINSYMNDAVLNCVQELDNLAKDLGISLSQLALAWILRDPGVSAALIGATKPAQIEENVRAVEVTLQQEQCDEIERILKQVEGFEPLR